The Xiphophorus couchianus chromosome 5, X_couchianus-1.0, whole genome shotgun sequence genome includes a region encoding these proteins:
- the pgm2 gene encoding phosphopentomutase: MEDGLKPTGDTKLDQAIRQWLRYDRNPKTISLVQDMVKDGSMEALKKCFSSRMEFGTAGLRAAMGPGISCMNDLTIIQTTQGFCRYLEQSFGNLKERGVVIGYDARAHPTSGGSSKRFASLAAAVFISRGVPVHLFSEITPTPFVPFTVSHLGLCAGIMVTASHNPKQDNGYKVYWENGAQIVSPHDSGISKAIEENLEPWPASWNTEEALKATLLKDPFQDIKTQYFQAIQKHCHHREINKKSEVKIVHTSVHGVGHTFVQSAFKAFDLHPPYPVEEQKDPDPEFPTVKYPNPEEGKGVLTLSFALAEREGASVVLANDPDADRLAIAEKQESGQWRVFSGNELGALLGWWMFHCWSEQNSDAAAVKNLYMLASTVSSKILRAIALKEGFHFEETLTGFKWMGNRAKDLLDQGKSVLFAFEEAIGYMCCNSVLDKDGVSAAAIAGEMISYLATKSKSLSQQLTTIFEEYGYHISKNSYFICHDQEVIHNLFERLRNFGGKKDSYPSECGRFSISAVRDLTTGYDSNQPDKKAILSTSTSSQMITFTFSNGGVATMRTSGTEPKIKYYTELCAAPGNSDVTHLKKELDDLVDAIVENFFEPVKNKLQPKPE; encoded by the exons AACCCCAAGACGATATCCCTGGTGCAGGACATGGTGAAGGACGGATCGATGGAGGCTCTGAAGAAGTGTTTCTCCTCCAGGATGGAGTTTGGTACGGCTGGACTGAGAGCCGCCATGGGCCCCGGCATATCCTGTATGAATGACCTCACAATTATCCAGACCACGCAG GGTTTCTGTCGCTACCTAGAGCAGAGTTTCGGTAACCTTAAGGAGCGAGGCGTGGTCATTGGGTACGACGCACGCGCCCACCCTACCAGCGGGGGCAGCAGCAAGCGCTTCGCCAGCCTTGCCGCAGCAGTTTTCATCAGCCGAGGAGTTCCGGTCCACCTCTTCTCTGAGATCACCCCAACACCGTTTGTG CCTTTCACAGTTTCCCACCTGGGTCTGTGTGCTGGCATCATGGTGACCGCCTCTCATAACCCCAAGCAGGACAACGGCTACAAG GTTTACTGGGAAAACGGCGCCCAGATTGTCTCTCCTCATGATTCTGGAATCTCCAAAGCCATTGAGGAGAACTTGGAGCCCTGGCCAGCATCCTGGAACACAGAGGAGGCCCTGAAGGCCACCTTGCTGAAAGACCCCTTCCAGGATATTAAGACACAATACTTTCAAGCCATCCAGAAACACTGTCATCACAG AGAGATAAACAAGAAATCAGAGGTGAAAATAGTGCACACTTCTGTGCACGGCGTTGGTCACACATTTGTCCAGTCGGCTTTCAAGGCTTTTGATCTTCACCCACCGTATCCCGTAGAGGAACAGAAAGATCCAGACCCTGAATTTCCCACCGTCAAATACCCAAATCCTGAGGAGGGGAAGGGAGTTCTG ACGTTGTCGTTTGCTCttgcagaaagagaaggagccTCTGTGGTTTTGGCCAATGACCCTGATGCTGATCGATTAGCTATAGCAGAGAAGCAGGAAAG TGGACAGTGGCGTGTGTTCAGTGGCAACGAGCTCGGAGCGTTGCTCGGCTGGTGGATGTTCCACTGCTGGAGTGAGCAGAACTCTGACGCTGCCGCGGTGAAAAACCTCTACATGCTGGCAAGCACCGTGTCATCCAAAATACTCAGAGCCATCGCTCTGAAGGAGGGCTTCCACTTTGAG GAAACCCTAACGGGTTTTAAATGGATGGGGAACAGAGCCAAAGACCTCTTGGACCAGGGAAAgagtgttttgtttgcttttgagGAGGCCATAG GTTATATGTGTTGTAACTCCGTGTTGGACAAGGATGGCGTCAGCGCTGCAGCCATCGCAGGGGAGATGATTTCATACCTGGCCACCAAAAGCAAAAGCCTCTCCCAACAACTTACTACCATCTTTGAAGA GTATGGCTATCACATCAGCAAGAACTCCTACTTCATCTGCCATGACCAGGAAGTAATCCACAATCTGTTTGAACGTCTGCGCAACTTTGGTGGCAAGAAGGACTCATACCCATCAGAATGTGGCCGCTTCTCCATCTCTGCTGTTAGAGACCTGACCACCGGCTACGACAGCAATCAGCCCGACAAGAAGGCT ATTCTTTCTACCTCCACCTCCAGTCAGATGATCACCTTTACCTTCTCCAACGGTGGCGTCGCCACCATGAGGACCAGCGGCACCGAGCCCAAGATCAAATACTACACTGAGCTCTGTGCTGCACCTGGCAACAG TGATGTGACACATCTGAAGAAGGAACTGGATGATTTGGTTGATGCCATTGTTGAGAACTTCTTTGAGCCTGTGAAGAATAAGCTGCAGCCCAAGCCAGAGTAG